The DNA window TTGGCCGCCTTCAGCAGTGAACTCAGCACCATCGGGCTGGATTTATTGCTGAAGTGGGCCACGACGCGCATGTAGGCGATCGCGGCGTCCTGACGCTTTGCCGGGTCATTACCGGCGGTTGCGGCGGAGCACTCGGCCAGCGTGTACAAGGCCGTAAGCTGGTGCGTCGGATCGGTGAACAACGCCTTGTTCTTGTTGATCACGTCTGACGCGGCGGCGTAGTTCTTGGTGCTCAGTGCGGCATTGGCCTGCATGACGAGCAACGCCGGGTTCTTGTCGGCACCCGGAGCGCCGGCGAGTAGCCGCATCGCCTTGTCGGGCTCGGAATTGGCAATATAGAGCTCGCCGAGGAACTCCCGGACCAGGTCGGTCTGCTTGGTGGCAAAGGCACGTTCGACGTCGGGAATGGCCCGGCCGATCAGCGCCTTGTCATCGGGAATGGCCGGCTTCTTTTCCTTCGCCTGGTTGGGGTCGCGGGCGGCCAGCTGTACGAACGCCTTGGCCGACAGCGGGAACTGGCCGGCCTTTTCCGCCGCGGCCACCAGCCGGAACACCGAGCGATCCTTCACCCAATCCTTGCGGCTGGCGCTGATTGCCTTGTCGTAGTTAGTCGCCGCGACGTCCCACTTCTCGGCCTCGTAGGCGTCCTCGGCGGCGTTGAGAGCGGCTTCGCCGTCGGCGTTTACCTTGACGATCGCGTCCAAGGGTCGCTGAGTGCTGTTGCCGGTGGACTTGTTCTGCCAGACGAGGTTGCCGCCCTCGACCTTCATGACCGTCCCCTCGGCCTTGATTGCAGCACCACCGGTGCCGTACCAGATCGTGTCGGCCAGACCGGCGGACGGGATGGCGGTCGCCACGAGAAAGGCGAGCGAGCGGCCGATGCGTTTCATGGAAGTCGAATGGCTGCGGGTCATCGAAGTCGTTTCCTTTCCGCCAGGACGATCGCGAGGGAAGGCGGGGTTCGTCTGGCGGCTGTTAGTACGGTCCGCCTTGGCGGACGCGCTGCCGACGGCAAGGCGATCACATCATCGAACGGAAACCGCGTCAGTTCTCCGCCGGGAGTTTTGCGGTTTCCAAGCCAATGCAGGAGAGGGGGGTCGAACCCCTACACCTTGCGGTACAGGATCCTAAGTCCTGCGCGTCTGCCAATTCCGCCACTCCTGCAAGGATTGCTCAGTTGTCACGACCCAGCTTTCACAACTCTGTGGAATGGCCGCCTTCAGTCAGAACGCTTGAAGGGGCGGCGTCTTAGGTCGTTCCGGCATTACATAGGGGAAAGGAAGCGGAGTCAAACAAATCGTGGGTGGTACGGTGGCAGTTCGAAAGCAGCAAAATCAGGCGGCATGGTTCTCCGCAAAGTCGATGGCCCGCTTATTCATGTTGCGGCGCGTGTAATTGGAATATCCCTCAGGATTGTCCGTGAGAAGGCCCCTAGCCTGCCTCTGAAGGCGCGCCATGAGTTCCATGCGCTCTTCTGGGGTGCGGTGCTCCGAAATCCGCTTGAGAAAGCGATCACGGATCGCAAGTTGTTCGGCTATGTCTTCCATCGCTGCATTAGTATACTCGACGGATTAACCGTTCAAAGCACAGGCTTTTCGGCCTGTGACCGTGTCCGCTGCAGGACGGAAGACTCTGCTACTCCTATGCCACGCAAGCTGTACCTCGAAACCTTCGGCTGCCAGATGAACGTGCTCGACAGCGAGCTTGTCTTGGGCCAGCTCCGCGCGCAAGGCTATGTCTCGACTGAAGATCGAGAATCGGCCGACGTCATCCTCTACAACACCTGCTCTGTCCGCGAACACGCCGAGCAGAAGGTGTGGAGCAGGCTTGGGGAGCTGCGACAGCGAAAGAAGGACGATCCGAACCTGGTCATCGGCGTCATCGGCTGCATGGCCGAGCGCGATGGCAAGAACATCTTCGACAAGTTCCCGCAAGTCGACATCCTGTGCGGTCCCGGGGAGTTGGATAAGCTGCCCGGTCTGATCCACAACGCCAGCGTTACCACGCTGGCGAAGGATGAAGGCGGAAGGATGAAGGATGAAGGGAATCCTTCTTCCATTCATCCGTCATCCGTCATCGCTCATCCTTCCGGCTACCGTCAGGTTGCCCTGATGGGCGCCAATGTTCGCCGGTCTGGCACGCTCGACGCCGCCAAGGACAACTTGGAGATGCTCGACCTGTCGCGGGCGATCAGTCCGGAAGACGACCTGGCGCAGGCGTACGTCCGCATTACCCGCGGGTGCAACAAGTTCTGCACCTACTGCGTGGTGCCGTACACACGCGGGCCCGAGGTCCACCGTCCGCCGGAGAACATCGTTGATGAGGTCCGCCGTCTCGCCGACGCCGGCGTGCGCGAAGTGACGCTGCTCGGGCAGACGATCAACCACTACCATTTTAAGTTCGGCGACGGCCGAGAGACTTCGTTCGCCGAGCTGCTCTACCAGATCCATGAAGCCGTCCCGCATCTGCCACGGCTGCGCTTCGTCACCAGCTTCCCGCGCGACTTCACCGACGAGGCGCTCATGGCGATGCGCGACTGCGAGCGCATCTGCCGTTACCTGCACGTGCCGGCACAGCACGGCAGCGACCGCATTCTCAAGATCATGAACCGCGGCTACACCGCCCAGCAGTACCGCGACTTCATCGACCGCGCCCGCGGCTACATGCCCGACATCTCGATCGCGTCCGACTTCATCGTCGGCTTCCCGACCGAGACCGAGGAAGAGTTCCAGACCTGCAAGGACATCATCCGCCACGGCCGATTCAAGAACAGCTTCATTTTCAAGTACTCACCAAGGCCGGGGACGATTGCGATCGACCGCTTCACCGATGATGTGCCCGAAGACGTCAAACGCCGGCGGAACAACGAGCTGCTTGCAGTGCAGCATGAAGTCAGCGCTCAGAACAACCGGGAGATGATCGGCCGGACGGTGCAGGTTCTGGTCGAAGGCCAAAGCAAGCTGGTCAGCAAGCAGCAGGCTGCGGCTTACCCCAAAGCGCCTGCAAGCGGCGTGGAGCTGGGATGGGAGACCCGCAAGAAGGCCCGGCTCGCCGAGATTCAAACGATTGAGCCCGCCGTCACCAGCACCCAGATGGTCGGTCGCACGTCGGGCGATCAAGTCGTCGTGTTCGACGGGGAGATGTCTCTGAAGGGGCGGTTGCTCGACGTCGAGATCATCGACGCGAAGCAGATGACGTTGTTCGCGCGGTTGGCCGAGCTGCCGGCTGTCGTGCCATAGAACCAAACGGGTCTTGGAAAGCTGAAAAGGGAGAGGGAACCGATGTCGGAATCCGATGTGACGGGAAATGACATTCCGATCTCGGAGACAAGCTCCGAGGCAACCGCGCCGGCAGGTTCCCTTGCCTATTCCACCGGAGACGAACATTCGATCCCCGACCAGGCCCCGGTCGGACGTCTCGACGTGGCTGTCATCGGTATGAGGCTGCTGGCCACTTATTTCGTTGCGACATCGGCACCGGCGCTGGTCACCTATCCATTTCTGGCATTGTCGATCAAGAACATCTCGATTCAGTACGAGCTGGTACGGCTCGCTCCGTCACTGGCGGGCCTCGCTATCGGGATGGCGTTGTGGTTTATCGCCCGACCCGCGGCCCGGTGGATGCTTCGCGACGTGAGCGGGCTTGTCGGCGCACCCCGCGCTCGACTTTCGGCAGCCCACGCCCAATCGCTCGCGTTCTCTGTACTCGGCCTTGCGCTTGGTGCATACGCGTGTCGGCATGTCGCGACCATCGGGATCGCGGTTACGGCCCCCGGGATTGACGGCATGGTTCAAGACAAGAGTGCTCTGCTGCGAGAATCCGGGATCGACCTGTTCGTTGAAGGGGCCGTGGCATCCGGCATCTTCTTCGGTGCAAGGGGCATCGCATATCTCTGGCACCGTGCCCGTGCGACGAATTGAAGGCTCCGCCGAGCAGGCCAGTCAGGCCCGCCGTTTCATTGAACTGGTTTGGCAGCCGTTCCGACGTCAGATTCGATCGTCGTCAGAACCTTGTTCCATTGATCGGCAAAACGCCGGCTCAGTTCGGTGGTGGGCTTGGGCAGCAGGCTGCGTGCCTTGGCGATCACGGTCCGCGCCGATGCCGTATTACCCTCAGCGTGCCGCTTGCGTGCATCATCAATTGCAGCTTCGATCGCCGGCTGAACCACAGTCGCCAGTCGATAGCAATCCTCGGTCATCGTCGAAACGCCCGGCGCGGTGGCGTGGCCGACCTTCGGCCAATACTTCGCCTCATAGCAGAAGCCCGCTTCGGCGATCTGCTTCTCGAACACCCTGGCCCATTCGTAGCGGCCGAACGGTGCGGCGGGGTTGGACTTGGCCGTGTCGGCTTCACCGCACGACATGACAAAAGGGATCGCCGCGGCTTTGGGGTTGATCGACATCCACTGATCGCCCGTCGCCCAGGTGCCGCCCGAGTGGGCCGAGCAGCCGGCGACAAGCTCCGGATACTTCATCATGAACCGATGGGCGAACTGTGATCCGCCGGAGAAACCGTAAACAAACAGTTTCGGCCGGAGCTTGAACTGTTTCTGGAGGGATTCGAAGAGCCTGACCAGCTGCTCGTCGGCCTGCTTCTGGAGAAGCTGATACCCGTCATTGGGAAAGCTGGGGCCGACGACGATGCAGTCGCCGTTGCGCACCCAGCCGGCGAGCCCGGCGGCACCCTTGCCGTTGCCGCCGTAGCCATGAACGCCGACGACGAGCCAGTAGGTCTTTCTGGCGTCGATGCGGGACGGCTCATACAGGTAGTAATCTCGCCCCATTTCATCACGAATCGCCGCGTTCTCTGCCGCGCCGGCGGTCATGGCGGTGAGTGCGATCGTCATCAGCAGCAGGTGTGGTCGCATCATCGGATGGATTCCTTCAGACATTGACATCGTCGACCGCAATTCGCATTACGGAAACAGCGAGGTATTCTCGCGAAACGCGGACTGCTATCTAAATGACTGTGCGTGAATCGGCGCCGTTGTGGTGCAGCCGTCCCGGCTGCATCGCAGGCGGGACGCCTGCACCACAAGCGCTGAATCCCGCACTGCCATCTAGCGCTTCACCGCGCCGAATGCGGCGAAGCACCCATTCTTGTGAAGCACGACCACCTCGGCAAACCCCACCCGGCGGAGGAGGTCGGTCTGATACTCCAGCGGGCGAGGGGTGTCTTCCTTCTCGACGTAGGCAAACACATCCTGACGATACTTCTCGCCGGCAGTCCCGCCGCCACGCAGTTCGGAGAGATAAGCACCGTAGCGACGCCACATCATGGCCTGGATGCCGGGGTGATCGTGAGCCACCAGGTCGGAGATCCAGACCGATCCGCCCGGGCGCAACACGCGGTAGAACATCGCGAATACGGCCTCCCATTCGGCATCCGTTCGCAGATGGTGGAGCACGGCCGCTGCGGCAATGAGATCGAATGACCCCGGTTGAAGATCGAGGGAACGAACATCGTCCTGGACTGGCGTGACAATGCCCGTCGTCGCCGCCGAGACGCGCTCGACTGCACGGTCGAGCATTGGGCGGCTCAGGTCCACCAGCGTGCAGTGCATTCCGGGCAGGCGGGAAAGTAGCTTCAGTGCGTAGTTCCCGGCGCCACAGCCGACATCGAGCAGGGACCCCGCGCCCGGCGTGACAACGGACGCCGCCTCGGCGATCAATTCCAGCACCAGCGGCGCATCCACAGTAGCGGACTGCCCGGTCTGCAGGTTGCTGAACCGCTCGACATCGGCATCAAAACGGGCCCGGATTTCTTCAACGGTTGATTTCATGACGTGGCGATACTTCAACGCGCCGTTATCGCAATGTCACGCCAACAAAGAAACGGGCAGGCGAGATTCGCCTGCCCGTAGATACGTAGGACTATATTTACCGTGAATCCGGTGCAGATCCCCTTACCGCTGAGGAACCTGAACGAAGCCACCCTGGCCGGTACGAAGCGTGATCGTCTTCGACTGCGACGCCTGTCCGTTGCCAGTCAGTTGGTAGGGCTGCGCCTCGCGTTGGCCGTTTGCGGGAATGACCACGGTCGAAACGTCACCCTGCCCGCCGCGAATTGTCACCGTGCGCGACGACTGCGATTCGGTGGCAAAAGACGCTGAACTTGCGAGCAACAGGCTGGCGATCGCGACGAAAGTTGATTTATTGAACATGGGCACCTCTAAGCATTCGGTTTGTGTCGCTGCGGCGAACGATTCGCTGCATTGGACGACAGTAGGATGCCCGTGGGCCGTCCGAGGTGACAAATGGCTCATTCAGGCATGAACTCAATGTTTCATCACACCGCTGAGTTGGCTTGCCGCAGGTCTCGTCTGCTACTGCTTGACGGGCAGTGGTGCGCCAAGCTTGTCGCCATTAGCTTTGAACCCGTTGCCGTCGAAATCGACGTAGATGGGGTTGCTGATTGCCATCGGCGGCTCGCCGCCGGCACCCATCACCGGCGCGGTGGTGCCGCCTTCTTCGGTCGCGACCACGATCACATGCGCGTCGGCGGCGAACTTGATGGGCAGCACCTGATCGAATTTGACCACGCCGTCGGCGAACATCGCCGGGTGGGTTTTGCGGGTGAAGTTGAGCGTGGCGTCGGGCTTGCCATTGACGAGCACCTGAATCCTGTTCACGCCAAACCAGTTGGGGCACTGGACGCGAATCCTCAGTTTGCCGTCGCCGGAGATCCTGATGTCGTCACCGGGGATGGCCGGTGTCGTTGACTCGCCACCGCTGAGCCAGGCTTCGAGGAACGGTCCGCTGGACATCGTCAACCGGCCCTTTCGGCTTTCGCGGACCACATCCATCTCCTTGATCTCCGCCGGGATGTCGGTCTCGCTCTTGACCCAGTTGCGGATCGTGCCGCTGTCATGGAAGCAAATGTGGGCGTCGGTGTTCGCGACACCCGGCAGGCGATGACCCTGGTTCAGCAATTGGAGCCAGTTGAACATCCGGTCGTTGGATTTGTTGCCTTTGAAGCCGATGAACGGTTTCTGGTCCAGGATCGTGGTCGTCCAGATTTCAATCACGTCCGTGTAGGCGAGAGTGCCGTTGCCGCCGTCGGGCTTGCCGTCGCCGTCCTTGTCGAAGACAAGCCAGCCGATATCGGGGTGGTTCTGCTGCATGAGCTTGTCGGAACCGTTGTCGTGGTCCTTAAGCCGACGGATCTGTGTAAGCGCGTCCTTGTCGATCATCGGTCCACCACCGAACTGCGTGTGCGGATGAGCGTGCAGCGGGAACGTGTTGAGATGCATCAGCGGCAGGGGGGACCCGGTCAGTTCCATGCCGTCGCTGGTGGCCATCAATGCTTCGACCCCCATCGCCTTGAGGTAAGGCTTGTAGGAAGTGATGCGCTGGTGCTCTGTCGCGGCGGCAAACTCCACATGCTCGGCGATCAGGCAGGCGAGTCGGCCTTCGGTCTGCGTCGAGTTGTCGCCGCTGAGCGTTGAATGGTTGTGGAAGTCGGCGGAGATCCACCCCTTGGTATCGACGACGCGCGGGAGGCGGGCAGACACGGTGGCCTTGCGTCCGGGCGTCAGCTTTAAAGTCCGCCACGCCGCGTCGTACTCCGGCCCTCGCGACAGGAGGACGTAGTAGTCTCCGGCCGGCAGGGGGACCTCAAATTGTCCCTTCACGGAGAACCAGAGATTGCGGCAACCATCGGCGCGCTGATCGGGCCCCAGATCGGGATTCGGGGTCGAACCGACCCCAATAAACTGAACCTTCACCGGCGACGACTGTCCCGCTTCGTCAACGACATCAAACGCCACCGAGCACGCGGCCCCCAACTGCACCGCGGTCGATCGTTTGTCACCGCCATCAACCGTCACCGGTACGAAGGTATCGGCCCGGCCGGGCGTCGCAACCATCGCGATGAACTGGCCCTCCGACAGCGGCAGGTCGACGATACCCTTGGCCGACGTGAATCCACTGCAAACCACCGGCCCCTTGGCGTCGGAAAGTCGCTCGCCGGCGACGGCAGCCGTCTGGCGGATGGCAACGTAGGCGCCTTCCACAGGCTTGCCGGTGTCGGACGTCACGGCGACGGCGTACGTCTTGACCGCCGTTCCGACGGCGGCGGCCGCAGCCTGCTGCGCTCTGGCGGCGTCGTCGGCGACGACGAGCAGACGCGACAGGATCACCTCTTTGCCGGGCCCAATTTCCGCGGTGCCCGCGCCGGCCCCGGCCGTCACGGCATCGGGGTAGTCGATCAATCCTGCCGAGTTCTTGACCGTCGCCGACGATGGCGCAACCGACAACATCCCGCCGTCGGTTCGCACCAGCGCGTAAGCCATTCCGAAGTACCGGTCGAACGACTGCACGATCCGATGCTGCCCGGCAGCCGAAAACTCAGCGGGCTTCTCGTGAAAAAGCCGTTCTGTCAGACGCACTTTCACGGATTTGTCTGAGGTGTTGGTTCGGCGCGTAACTACCGTCAGATGCTGATCGCCGTCCTTCAGTGTGTAGTCGGTCACCGTCTCGATCGGGTCCTTGGCACTGGCCTTGCGCGTGGCGCGGAGCGTGACTTGGGTACCGTCGGACTTGATGACCTCCACCCGGTTGGCGGCGGGGCCTTCGCCGGCGAAGGCATGAGGGTGATAAACCGTCAGCTGGTCGTTGTTGGATCCCAGGAGTGCGAAGTCGATAACCGAACCCTGGGCACCAGTGATTCGCAAGTTCAGCTGCCGCTCGGGGAGCGACGAACCGATCACCGCGACGACCTTGTCGTTTTTCATCAGGAAGTCGCCGTAGATGGCATCAACTTCCTTGCCGCCGGGCACAAGGCCCCAATTATTCTTGTCGAGGGTCACGATCTGGCCGGCATGGGCCATACCGGTAAGGGCAGCACACACGCCGATTGCCATCAAGCCTGTTTTCAATGTCATCTGATCAATCCTCCAAAGATTCTGCCTGGGTCGGCCTGGACCATAGCCACCGCTCATGGCGCTTGGAACAGGAAACGATGAGCGTCCGATTCAGATACTGCGAGAGGTGCCTCTGGCGGCTACCGACGTGCGAGTGCAACTCACCCGGAGCATACCCCGAATTCGTTAAACATCGCCGGCGGCGACGCTCGGAATCCTGACGAGAATTGAATATGATACTAACAATTCGGCAACCGGCTGCAGCTTCGTTGGACGGTGCCGATCGTCTTCTGCCAGGATGGCAATTTGCAGATCCAACCCTCTGTTACCGTCACTACGCCATCGGACGCCACTCCGGCGATCACTCGACGCTACCTGCCAGTCAATCTCAAGCTCCTTCTGGGGCTGACCACTCTGCTGCTCGTTCTGTTTGCCCTGCTGCGGTTGGGCTTGATCATTCGTGTTCGTACCGCGGCGGACGCGAGCTGGTCGGAACTACTCTCGGCCTTCGTCATCGGTACACGCTTCGATCTGTCGGTCATCTCGTTCGTGATGACGCCGATCATGATCATCTGTTACCTCCCCTGGTTCGCGCCTTGGGCAGGTCCCCGACGGCGACGGATCTTTACATGGGGCGTCACCCTGTTGTTTGGCGTGATGGCCCTGATCCTGATCGCGGAGTTTGAGTTTTTCAACGAGTTTCAGGCGCGCTACAACCAGTTGGCAATCCGCTATCTGAATCACCCTGAAATCGTCGGGGGCATGACCTGGTACAACTTCCCGGTCGTCCGTTATCTGCTGGGATGGGCGGCGTTGACTGGCGTCATCCATCTGGGCGTCCGCACCGCGATGCGATTTGCCGGCGGAACCTCCAGTCCCGCGCGAGCGTCGGACGACACTACGGCTTCCATCGTCGAGCCGAAGGCCTCAAGCGTCAGTCGAACGGCAGAGTTCGTCGGTATCGGACTGATCATTGCTTCGATCGTCACAGGCGTTCGTGGCGGTGTGCAGGGTGAGCCGCTGCAGTGGGGCGATGCGTTTCGCGGCGACAACGAGTTTGTGAGCCAGATGAGCCTCAACGGGCTTTGGTCGCTCGCACATGCCGGCCTCGACTCGATCGATCGCGACCGCGAATCAGGGGCCTGGGCCAAAGGTATGGCACCTGACGAAGCGCGCCAGATTACCCAGAGGCTTATGACCGCCCCGGGCGAATCAGCGATCGAACCCGGCAAGCGTACGGCACTGCGAACGCGCGGCTCGGCCAAATCATCCGTCAACCTTACGACCGAGGACGGCCGGCCGGTCAACGTTGTTGTGGTCATGATGGAGAGCTTCTCGGGACGCTTCAGCGGCTCGACCGGCGCGCCGCGATCATTTACACCGGCTTTCGACAAGATCGCCAAGGAAGGCCGACTGTTCGATCGCGCTTTTTCCGCCGGATCGCACACGCACCAGGGCATCTTCGCAACGCAGCTGGGGTTCCCCAACCTGCCCGGCTACGAGACGCTGATGGAGAGCAGCGTCTCGAACCAGGAATTCTGCTCGCTCTCGTCCATCTTCCAGTCGCGTGGCTACCAGACGTTCTTCCTCTACAACGGCGATTTCGCGTGGGACAACATGCGCGGGTTCTTCCGTAAGCAGGGCGTGAAGACCTTCGTCGGCGGGGAGGAAATGCTCGTCGACGCCAAGTATCGCGATCCCGTCTGGGGCGTCTCCGATGGCGACCTGTTCGATCGGTGCAACAAGGAGTTCGAGGCGGCATCGAAGAAGGGGCCGTTCATGGCGGCCATCATGACACTCTCCAACCATGCCCCGTTCTCCGTGCCACCGGTGCCGGGTGCGCCGCCGATCACTGACATGGGCGAGCTCAACAAGCGACTTGAGGCTATGCGATACGCCGACTGGGCGGTCGGCAAGTTTGTCGAAGACGCAAAGAAGCTGAGCTACTTCAAGAACACGCTGTTCGTGTTCGTAGGCGACCACGGATTCGCCGTCCGCCCGAAGCTGACGGACGTGAACCTGCTTTACCATCACGTCCCGTTGCTTTTCGTGGCACCAGGGTTGGTCGGCGCGAAGGATTTGCCCGGCGTCGATCACCGGGTGGCGGCCCACATGAACGTCGCGGCGAGTGTGCTGGGGCTGATCGGCGTGACTGATACGCCGCACGCATCGTGGGGTCGCAGTCTCTTCGACGACACGTTCCCCGACGAGAACTTTGCCGTCTTCAAGATGAGCGGCGGCGGCAAGGCGGTTGCACTCGCTCGCGGCGACGAACTGCTGGTCCTCAACGATGCCAAGGCCGATCCGCAGCTTTTGAAGTACACCCTCTGGCCGCCCGCGGTAAGTCCGGCGACCGATCCTGATGCCCCCAACCGCCGAAAAGCGATGTCTCGCGAACTGCGGGCCTATGTGCAGTCGGGATTGGAAGACCTCACGCGGAGCAAGGCGGGTACGGTTCCGGCGGCAGGCAACTAGAGATGTCTGTCTGAGCGCCAGACGTTTCCAGGCGCCCCTCTACCGCTTGAGTCCCTCCGGCAGTTCTTTCAGGCGTTCAACTTCCAGCACCTCGGTGTAGTACCACGCCTTCCCGCTCGATTTCTTGTAGCCGACGACCTTCGCCGGATACTTTGCACCGTCGTGTTCTTTCCAATTGCTGAAACGGTGGATGTCGGATCGCCAGTCGATCCGGGCCAGCCGGCTTTCGGCTTTGTCGAAGTACAGGTCCATCGGCGGAGTGATCGTTCCGCTGACTCGCAAGCCAAACGCCGGCTTTTCCGCTTCGACAATTTCCGGGATCGCCTCGACCTTCGACTTCGGATCGGTCAGTGCCCCCAGCGTCCAGGCCCAGACCAGGAAGATCGCCGGCTCCTTCTCGTCCATAACGCGCTCTTTCTTCCCGAGCCACCAGTAGTTCGGCGGTTCGATGACGGAGACCCGCTCTTTTCCCTTGGCGGCCGGATCGGGGCTGACGTTCAGTCGTTCCTTGACGCGAAAGAGCTTGAGTAGTTTGTCTTCCCCGCCGGCTGCCTTGACGATCGTCGCAATACGCGCCTTGGTATCGCCGTCTGCGGCACTCAACGGCAGGGCGAACAAGACCGCGAACAGGACGATCGGAAGGTGGAACTGCTTCATATGTAGTCTCGCGGTCGGCACAATTGACATGGGCTGAATGCCGAAACAACCCCAGGCCGGCTATCGGGCCGGACATGACGGCCTTCGGCTCTCGCACCCTTTTACCGACCGAACGGCCATGCGTGGTGATCGCCCACAGACACAAGGTTTGTCCCGGCGTTCCCGGTTCGCTATGATTGGTGCGTAGGAGATCGTCCCAGCCCGACGCCACGGACACCCGAATGACCCCAGTAACCGCCGACGCCACCAATACCCCCCTCCGCGACAAAGTGCTGGCGGTGATCAATCTGATCCGCCCGGCCGTTCAGGCCGACGGAGGCGACATCGAACTGGTCGACATCCAGCCCGATGGGCAGGTTTCGATCCGTTTCCACGGTGCCTGTATCGGCTGCCCGAGCAGCCACATGACGCTTCAGCACGGCATCGAACGCAGCTTGCGAGAGAAGGTCCCCGAAGTGACGAAAGTCGTGCCTGTGGTGTGACAGGGCTTCGGGACACATTTCGCCTGAGGGTCGCTGATCGACCTTGGACCCCCGCTTAAGAGCCCACCAGCAAATCCGTGCCTTTAAGAGTACGCCCAGAACGCGGCGTACCTTTTCGCTCCACCTTTTGAATCCTGAATGACCGCCCTATGCCGTCTTGGCGACGCGCCGCCGCGGACCGCGGGGGACACGCTTGCGGCCGAATGCATCGGTCTCGGTCATCACCTTGCTGGCGCGGGTGTCGTCAAGGACCACCGATGCCGCCAATGCCCCTGACGCGGCCGAGCTGTTGATCGGGGACGTCGACACCCTCAGTGCGTGTTCGAGGCGTTTCCTGGCGTAGGCGACGTATTCCGCGCTCTGATCGATGCCGACGTACTGGCGGTTGTTCAGTGCGGCGCTGACGACCGTTGTTCCCGAGCCGTTGAACGGGTCGAGTACCACATCGCCGGGGTTGGAACTGGCTTTGATGATGCGGTCGAGGACCGCGATC is part of the Humisphaera borealis genome and encodes:
- a CDS encoding tetratricopeptide repeat protein, translating into MKRIGRSLAFLVATAIPSAGLADTIWYGTGGAAIKAEGTVMKVEGGNLVWQNKSTGNSTQRPLDAIVKVNADGEAALNAAEDAYEAEKWDVAATNYDKAISASRKDWVKDRSVFRLVAAAEKAGQFPLSAKAFVQLAARDPNQAKEKKPAIPDDKALIGRAIPDVERAFATKQTDLVREFLGELYIANSEPDKAMRLLAGAPGADKNPALLVMQANAALSTKNYAAASDVINKNKALFTDPTHQLTALYTLAECSAATAGNDPAKRQDAAIAYMRVVAHFSNKSSPMVLSSLLKAAKLLEDGGQATEAAALYKQVAEDPKFKGSKSAADAKANYDRLAAAAKPK
- a CDS encoding MiaB/RimO family radical SAM methylthiotransferase, with the protein product MPRKLYLETFGCQMNVLDSELVLGQLRAQGYVSTEDRESADVILYNTCSVREHAEQKVWSRLGELRQRKKDDPNLVIGVIGCMAERDGKNIFDKFPQVDILCGPGELDKLPGLIHNASVTTLAKDEGGRMKDEGNPSSIHPSSVIAHPSGYRQVALMGANVRRSGTLDAAKDNLEMLDLSRAISPEDDLAQAYVRITRGCNKFCTYCVVPYTRGPEVHRPPENIVDEVRRLADAGVREVTLLGQTINHYHFKFGDGRETSFAELLYQIHEAVPHLPRLRFVTSFPRDFTDEALMAMRDCERICRYLHVPAQHGSDRILKIMNRGYTAQQYRDFIDRARGYMPDISIASDFIVGFPTETEEEFQTCKDIIRHGRFKNSFIFKYSPRPGTIAIDRFTDDVPEDVKRRRNNELLAVQHEVSAQNNREMIGRTVQVLVEGQSKLVSKQQAAAYPKAPASGVELGWETRKKARLAEIQTIEPAVTSTQMVGRTSGDQVVVFDGEMSLKGRLLDVEIIDAKQMTLFARLAELPAVVP
- a CDS encoding alpha/beta hydrolase; translation: MMRPHLLLMTIALTAMTAGAAENAAIRDEMGRDYYLYEPSRIDARKTYWLVVGVHGYGGNGKGAAGLAGWVRNGDCIVVGPSFPNDGYQLLQKQADEQLVRLFESLQKQFKLRPKLFVYGFSGGSQFAHRFMMKYPELVAGCSAHSGGTWATGDQWMSINPKAAAIPFVMSCGEADTAKSNPAAPFGRYEWARVFEKQIAEAGFCYEAKYWPKVGHATAPGVSTMTEDCYRLATVVQPAIEAAIDDARKRHAEGNTASARTVIAKARSLLPKPTTELSRRFADQWNKVLTTIESDVGTAAKPVQ
- a CDS encoding class I SAM-dependent methyltransferase encodes the protein MKSTVEEIRARFDADVERFSNLQTGQSATVDAPLVLELIAEAASVVTPGAGSLLDVGCGAGNYALKLLSRLPGMHCTLVDLSRPMLDRAVERVSAATTGIVTPVQDDVRSLDLQPGSFDLIAAAAVLHHLRTDAEWEAVFAMFYRVLRPGGSVWISDLVAHDHPGIQAMMWRRYGAYLSELRGGGTAGEKYRQDVFAYVEKEDTPRPLEYQTDLLRRVGFAEVVVLHKNGCFAAFGAVKR
- a CDS encoding CehA/McbA family metallohydrolase, with protein sequence MTLKTGLMAIGVCAALTGMAHAGQIVTLDKNNWGLVPGGKEVDAIYGDFLMKNDKVVAVIGSSLPERQLNLRITGAQGSVIDFALLGSNNDQLTVYHPHAFAGEGPAANRVEVIKSDGTQVTLRATRKASAKDPIETVTDYTLKDGDQHLTVVTRRTNTSDKSVKVRLTERLFHEKPAEFSAAGQHRIVQSFDRYFGMAYALVRTDGGMLSVAPSSATVKNSAGLIDYPDAVTAGAGAGTAEIGPGKEVILSRLLVVADDAARAQQAAAAAVGTAVKTYAVAVTSDTGKPVEGAYVAIRQTAAVAGERLSDAKGPVVCSGFTSAKGIVDLPLSEGQFIAMVATPGRADTFVPVTVDGGDKRSTAVQLGAACSVAFDVVDEAGQSSPVKVQFIGVGSTPNPDLGPDQRADGCRNLWFSVKGQFEVPLPAGDYYVLLSRGPEYDAAWRTLKLTPGRKATVSARLPRVVDTKGWISADFHNHSTLSGDNSTQTEGRLACLIAEHVEFAAATEHQRITSYKPYLKAMGVEALMATSDGMELTGSPLPLMHLNTFPLHAHPHTQFGGGPMIDKDALTQIRRLKDHDNGSDKLMQQNHPDIGWLVFDKDGDGKPDGGNGTLAYTDVIEIWTTTILDQKPFIGFKGNKSNDRMFNWLQLLNQGHRLPGVANTDAHICFHDSGTIRNWVKSETDIPAEIKEMDVVRESRKGRLTMSSGPFLEAWLSGGESTTPAIPGDDIRISGDGKLRIRVQCPNWFGVNRIQVLVNGKPDATLNFTRKTHPAMFADGVVKFDQVLPIKFAADAHVIVVATEEGGTTAPVMGAGGEPPMAISNPIYVDFDGNGFKANGDKLGAPLPVKQ